A window from Corvus moneduloides isolate bCorMon1 chromosome 32, bCorMon1.pri, whole genome shotgun sequence encodes these proteins:
- the LOC116437082 gene encoding uncharacterized protein LOC116437082 produces the protein MSPLPALPLRGPLKAAAPRSVPDVAAMSLLADPENPPAPPCPCRCLCPNRDQTQNRPQDQHWDQHRDPNRTRSRCRRLAPALAALAALALGAAAAAAAVLGTLRGQPPVKAATAAHVLLSAGSLSLPSSPGWRYEDGVQGVFLSGDVRPDTAGTLQVTSGGLYLLYGQLGLTCTMAKCPQGRVTLRLLHAASRRPLLAVPLTLPAAAGGHQERSALAQAVGQLRPGDVLSLELDGDTGDTGGWQLAQDEREGNFVGLLRIAGG, from the exons aTGTCGCCCCTCCCCGCTCTCCCGCTCCGTGGCCCGTTAAAAGCGGCCGCGCCGCGCTCCGTCCCCGATGTCGCCGCGATGTCGCTGCTCGCTGACCCCGAGAATCCCCCGGCGCCCCCCTGCCCGTGCCGGTGCCTCTGCCCGAACCGGGACCAAACCCAGAACCGGCCCCAGGACCAGCACTGGGACCAGCACCGGGACCCGAACCGGACCCGGTCCCGGTGCCGCCGCCTGGCCCCGGCTCTCGCCGCCCTCGCCGCCCTCGCTctcggagccgccgccgccgccgccgccgtgcTGGGGACGCTCCGGGGGCAGCCCCCGGTGAAG GCTGCCACCGCCGCCCACGTGCTGCTCAGCGCCG gctcGCTGTCGCTGCCATCATCCCCGGGCTGGCGCTACGAGGACGGAGTCCAGGGCGTCTTCCTGAGCGGTGACGTCCGGCCGGACACCGCGGGGACGCTGCAGGTGACGTCCGGTGGCCTCTACCTCCTCTATGGCCAGCTGGGCCTCACCTGCACGATGGCCAAGTGTCCCCAAGGCCGCGTCACCCTGCGGCTGCTCCACGCCGCGTCCCGGAGGCCGCTGCTGGCCGTGCCGCTGACCCTGCCGGCCGCGGCCGGAGGCCACCAGGAGCGGTCAGCTCTGGCCCAGGCCGTGGGACAGCTGCGGCCGGGGGACGTCCTGAGCCTGGAGCtggatggggacacgggggacacgggCGGGTGGCAGCTGGCGCAGGACGAGCGCGAGGGCAACTTCGTGGGGCTGCTGCGCATCGCGGGCGGGTGA
- the LOC116437056 gene encoding collagen alpha-5(IV) chain-like, with amino-acid sequence MSPMGSQCSQSVPTVALGSSQCPQWVPTMSLVDSRCPQGFPRCPQGFSRCPQWVPTVSPGVPTVSLVDSQCPHWVPSVPRDSHDVPGGFLVSVGVPTVSPGVPTVSQLGSRCPPGVPTVSPGVPMMFLVGSRCSHWVPGVPRGSHGVPGGFPVSPGVPTMSPVGSRCPQGFPRCPWWVPGVPRGSHDVPGGFLVSVVGSHGVPSQFPRCPQGFPQCPRWIPSVPIGFPVSPGVPTVSPGVPTMSSVGSHGVPVGFPVSVGVPTVSPGVPTVSLVDSRCPPGVPTVSPVGSHDAPSGFPRCPHWVPGVPRGSHDVPGGFLVSVGVPMVSPVSSHGVPRGSHNVPVGFLVSPMGSHSVPSGFPQCPQGFP; translated from the exons ATGTCCCCAATGggttcccagtgttcccagtcaGTTCCCACAGTGGCCCTGGGCagttcccagtgtccccagtgggTTCCCACGATGTCCCTGGTGGattcccggtgtccccaggggttcccacggtgtccccaggggttcTCACGATGTCCCCAGTGGGTTCCcacggtgtccccaggggttcCCACGGTGTCCCTGGTGgattcccagtgtccccattgggttcccagtgtccccagggatTCCCACGATGTCCCTGGTGGGTTCCTGGTGTCCGTAGGTGTTCCcacggtgtccccaggggttcCCACAGTGTCCCAGTTGGGTtcccggtgtcccccaggggttcccacagtgtccccaggggtTCCCATGATGTTCCTGGTGGGTTCCCGGTGTTCCCATTGGGttcctggtgtccccaggggttcCCACGGTGTCCCCGGTGGgttcccggtgtccccaggggttcCCACGATGTCTCCGGTGGgttcccggtgtccccaggggttcCCACGATGTCCCTGGTGGgttcccggtgtccccaggggttcCCACGATGTCCCTGGTGGGTTCCTGGTGTCCGTAGTGGGTTCCCACGGTGTCCCCAGTCAGTTCCcacggtgtccccaggggttcCCACAATGTCCCCGGTGgattcccagtgtccccattggattcccagtgtccccaggggttcccacggtgtccccaggggttcCCACAATGTCCTCAGTGGGTTCCCACGGTGTCCCTGTTGGATTCCCAGTGTCCGTAG GTGTTCCcacggtgtccccaggggttcCCACGGTGTCCCTGGTCGATTCCCGGTGTCCTCCAGGGGTTCCCACGGTGTCCCCAGTGGGTTCCCATGATGCCCCCAGTGGGTTCCCACGGTGTCCCCATTGGgttcccggtgtccccaggggttcCCATGATGTCCCTGGTGGGTTCCTGGTGTCCGTAGGTGTTCCCATGGTGTCCCCAGTCAGTTCCcacggtgtccccaggggttcCCACAATGTCCCAGTTGGGTTCCTGGTGTCCCCCATGGGttcccacagtgtccccagtgggttcccacagtgtccccaggggtTCCCATGA